In Solanum pennellii chromosome 3, SPENNV200, a single window of DNA contains:
- the LOC107015456 gene encoding GDSL esterase/lipase At3g48460, producing the protein MAIFSRVVIPLKITLIIFTITLIFSPSLISSAFTPKKFKKIYAFGDSYTDTGNTHSATGPSSFNYVSNPPYGNTFFHHPTNRYSDGRLVIDFVAESLSLPFLPPYRDLKADKTYGVNFAVAGSTAIRHGFFVKNNITLNVTPQSLQTQLTWFNRFLESKGCVNSTTTPQQCEALFSDALFWVGEIGANDYAYSFASTVSPNTIQRLATRSFTGFLQALLNKGAKYVLVQGLPPTGCLTLSMYLAPDTDRDAMGCVGSANKHSILHNSIIQAQLDSFRKQFPQTVIVYADYWNAYSTVVRNPNKNGFKEVFKSCCGAGGGNLNFDIFSTCGSPSASSCPDPSQYINWDGVHLTEAMYKTMASMFLHGKYCKPPFSYLLAKKK; encoded by the exons ATGGCTATTTTCTCTAGAGTAGTGATCCCTTTGAAAATCACCCTCATCATATTCACCATTACACTGATCTTTTCCCCTTCACTAATCTCCTCTGCTTTCACtcccaaaaaattcaaaaaaatctaTGCATTTGGGGATTCCTACACAGACACAGGCAACACACACTCAGCCACTGGCCCTAGCTCTTTCAATTACGTATCAAATCCACCTTACGGAAACACATTTTTTCACCATCCAACAAACAGATACTCAGACGGTCGATTAGTCATCGATTTCGTAGCGGAATCACTGTCGTTGCCGTTTTTACCGCCTTATCGAGATCTGAAAGCGGATAAAACTTATGGTGTTAATTTTGCTGTAGCTGGTTCTACTGCTATAAGGCACGGATTTTTTGTGAAGAACAATATCACTTTGAATGTGACTCCACAATCGCTTCAAACGCAGCTCACGTGGTTTAACAGGTTTTTAGAGAGCAAAGGTTGTGTGAATTCTACAACGACGCCGCAGCAGTGCGAGGCGTTGTTTAGTGATGCTCTGTTTTGGGTGGGTGAAATTGGGGCTAATGACTATGCGTATAGCTTTGCATCTACTGTTTCACCCAACACGATTCAACGGCTAGCTACCAGAAGTTTCACTGGTTTTTTACAG GCATTATTGAACAAGGGAGCAAAATATGTACTTGTTCAAGGTCTTCCACCAACAGGTTGCTTAACACTGTCCATGTATCTGGCACCTGACACAGACAGAGATGCCATGGGATGTGTGGGAAGTGCAAACAAGCACAGCATCCTGCACAACAGCATCATCCAAGCCCAATTAGATTCATTCAGAAAACAGTTCCCACAAACTGTCATTGTTTATGCAGACTACTGGAATGCATACAGCACAGTTGTGAGAAATCCAAACAAGAATGGCTTTAAAGAGGTGTTCAAAAGTTGTTGTGGCGCTGGTGGCGGAAATTTAAACTTCGATATATTCAGTACTTGTGGTTCTCCTTCAGCAAGCTCTTGCCCGGATCCATCTCAGTATATTAACTGGGATGGTGTTCATCTTACCGAAGCCATGTATAAGACTATGGCTAGCATGTTTCTACACGGGAAATATTGTAAACCTCCATTTAGTTACTTGCTAGCGAAAAAAAAGTAG